Proteins encoded in a region of the Athene noctua chromosome 4, bAthNoc1.hap1.1, whole genome shotgun sequence genome:
- the ETNPPL gene encoding ethanolamine-phosphate phospho-lyase isoform X2 translates to MEELYSKAETLALRRKHIGPSCKVFFAKDPLKIVRAQGQYMFDEKGEKYLDCINNVAHVGHSHPYVIKAATKQMELLNTNSRFLHDNLVQYAQRLTATLPEKLSVCYFVNSGSEANDLALRLARQYHGHQDVITLENAYHGHVTSLIDISPYKFNQLGKDSKKEFVHVAPSPDIYRGKYREDHPDPASAYAEDVKKIIEETQKNGRKIAAFIAESMQSCGGQVIPPVGYFQKVAEYVRAVGGVFIADEVQVGFGRVGKHFWAFQLQGKDFVPDIVTMGKPIGNGHPMSCVVTTREIAESFGASGLEYFNTFGGNPVSCAIGLAVLEVIEKEDLQGNATRVGNYLLELLAEQKDKHPLVGDIRGVGLFVGVDLVKDQQNRTPATAEALHLIYKLKEHQILLSADGPHRNILKFKPPMCFTMEDAKHVVETIDALLTEMEEATGMKTENNASTNAQCKTKISEGSSQPEGANESIGHMNGAACRQENGLYSKKCSLPSKGIRT, encoded by the exons ATGGAGGAGCTCTATAGCAAGGCAGAGACCCTCGCCCTGCGGAGGAAGCACATCGG gccttCCTGCAAAGTCTTCTTTGCCAAGGACCCTCTGAAGATAGTGCGTGCCCAGGGCCAATACATGTTTgatgagaaaggagaaaaatacttaGACTGTATCAACAACGTTGCACATG ttgGCCACAGTCATCCATATGTGATAAAGGCTGCAACGAAACAGATGGAACTGCTCAATACGAATTCCCGGTTCCTTCATGACAACCTTGTTCAGTACGCACAGCGTCTTACAGCCACCCTGCCTGAGAAACTCTCTGTTTGCTATTTTGTTAACTCTGG GTCTGAAGCAAATGATCTTGCTTTACGACTGGCTCGGCAGTACCATGGGCACCAAGATGTGATCACCCTTGAGAA TGCTTACCATGGCCATGTTACATCTCTGATTGACATCAGTCCCTATAAATTTAATCAGCTGGGAAAGGACAGCAAGAAGGAGTTTGTGCATGTG GCTCCTTCTCCAGATATCTACAGAGGAAAATATAGGGAAGATCACCCAGATCCAGCAAGTGCTTATGCTGAAGATGTGAAGAAGATTAttgaagaaacacagaagaatGGACGCAAG ATTGCCGCCTTCATAGCTGAATCCATGCAGAGCTGTGGAGGCCAAGTAATTCCGCCTGTGGGCTATTTCCAGAAAGTGGCAGA GTACGTGCGTGCGGTGGGTGGAGTATTCATAGCTGATGAGGTCCAGGTTGGCTTTGGCAGAGTTGGGAAACATTTTTGGGCATTCCAGCTGCAAGGCAAAGATTTTGTGCCTGACATTGTCACCATGGGAAAGCCCATTGGCAATGGCCACCCTATGTCTTGTGTGGTCACAACAAGGGAAATCGCTGAAAGTTTTGGTGCCTCCGGACTGGAGTATTTCAATACA TTTGGAGGCAATCCGGTGTCTTGTGCTATTGGTTTGGCTGTGCTGGAGGTAATAGAAAAAGAAGATCTCCAAGGAAATGCTACACGTGTAGGAAATTACCTCCTGGAGTTGCTGGCTGAGCAAAAGGATAAACATCCCTTAGTGGGAGATATCAG GGGTGTTGGATTGTTTGTTGGAGTGGATCTGGTGAAAGATCAACAAAATCGAACACCAGCCACAGCTGAAGCTCTTCATCTTATTTACAA GCTGAAAGAGCATCAAATTCTTCTTAGTGCGGATGGACCCCACAGAAATATACTAAAATTCAAACCACCAATGTGTTTCACAATGGAAGATGCAAAACATGTAGTAGAGACAATTGATGCACTTCTCACAG aaATGGAAGAGGCAACTGgaatgaagacagaaaacaatGCATCTACAAATGCACAATGTAAAACAAAA ATATCTGAAGGGAGTTCTCAACCAGAAGGTGCAAATGAAAGCATTGGCCATATGAATGGAGCTGCCTGCAGACAAGAAAATGGCCTTTATTCTAAAAAGTGCTCACTGCCAAGTAAAGGAATAAGAACATGA
- the ETNPPL gene encoding ethanolamine-phosphate phospho-lyase isoform X1: MLKEGGTMEKTKMVLFWFWVFFFFRPSCKVFFAKDPLKIVRAQGQYMFDEKGEKYLDCINNVAHVGHSHPYVIKAATKQMELLNTNSRFLHDNLVQYAQRLTATLPEKLSVCYFVNSGSEANDLALRLARQYHGHQDVITLENAYHGHVTSLIDISPYKFNQLGKDSKKEFVHVAPSPDIYRGKYREDHPDPASAYAEDVKKIIEETQKNGRKIAAFIAESMQSCGGQVIPPVGYFQKVAEYVRAVGGVFIADEVQVGFGRVGKHFWAFQLQGKDFVPDIVTMGKPIGNGHPMSCVVTTREIAESFGASGLEYFNTFGGNPVSCAIGLAVLEVIEKEDLQGNATRVGNYLLELLAEQKDKHPLVGDIRGVGLFVGVDLVKDQQNRTPATAEALHLIYKLKEHQILLSADGPHRNILKFKPPMCFTMEDAKHVVETIDALLTEMEEATGMKTENNASTNAQCKTKISEGSSQPEGANESIGHMNGAACRQENGLYSKKCSLPSKGIRT, from the exons ATGCTCAAAGAAGGGGGAACAATGGAGAAAACTAAAATggtgcttttttggttttgggttttttttttttttaggccttCCTGCAAAGTCTTCTTTGCCAAGGACCCTCTGAAGATAGTGCGTGCCCAGGGCCAATACATGTTTgatgagaaaggagaaaaatacttaGACTGTATCAACAACGTTGCACATG ttgGCCACAGTCATCCATATGTGATAAAGGCTGCAACGAAACAGATGGAACTGCTCAATACGAATTCCCGGTTCCTTCATGACAACCTTGTTCAGTACGCACAGCGTCTTACAGCCACCCTGCCTGAGAAACTCTCTGTTTGCTATTTTGTTAACTCTGG GTCTGAAGCAAATGATCTTGCTTTACGACTGGCTCGGCAGTACCATGGGCACCAAGATGTGATCACCCTTGAGAA TGCTTACCATGGCCATGTTACATCTCTGATTGACATCAGTCCCTATAAATTTAATCAGCTGGGAAAGGACAGCAAGAAGGAGTTTGTGCATGTG GCTCCTTCTCCAGATATCTACAGAGGAAAATATAGGGAAGATCACCCAGATCCAGCAAGTGCTTATGCTGAAGATGTGAAGAAGATTAttgaagaaacacagaagaatGGACGCAAG ATTGCCGCCTTCATAGCTGAATCCATGCAGAGCTGTGGAGGCCAAGTAATTCCGCCTGTGGGCTATTTCCAGAAAGTGGCAGA GTACGTGCGTGCGGTGGGTGGAGTATTCATAGCTGATGAGGTCCAGGTTGGCTTTGGCAGAGTTGGGAAACATTTTTGGGCATTCCAGCTGCAAGGCAAAGATTTTGTGCCTGACATTGTCACCATGGGAAAGCCCATTGGCAATGGCCACCCTATGTCTTGTGTGGTCACAACAAGGGAAATCGCTGAAAGTTTTGGTGCCTCCGGACTGGAGTATTTCAATACA TTTGGAGGCAATCCGGTGTCTTGTGCTATTGGTTTGGCTGTGCTGGAGGTAATAGAAAAAGAAGATCTCCAAGGAAATGCTACACGTGTAGGAAATTACCTCCTGGAGTTGCTGGCTGAGCAAAAGGATAAACATCCCTTAGTGGGAGATATCAG GGGTGTTGGATTGTTTGTTGGAGTGGATCTGGTGAAAGATCAACAAAATCGAACACCAGCCACAGCTGAAGCTCTTCATCTTATTTACAA GCTGAAAGAGCATCAAATTCTTCTTAGTGCGGATGGACCCCACAGAAATATACTAAAATTCAAACCACCAATGTGTTTCACAATGGAAGATGCAAAACATGTAGTAGAGACAATTGATGCACTTCTCACAG aaATGGAAGAGGCAACTGgaatgaagacagaaaacaatGCATCTACAAATGCACAATGTAAAACAAAA ATATCTGAAGGGAGTTCTCAACCAGAAGGTGCAAATGAAAGCATTGGCCATATGAATGGAGCTGCCTGCAGACAAGAAAATGGCCTTTATTCTAAAAAGTGCTCACTGCCAAGTAAAGGAATAAGAACATGA